One region of Triticum aestivum cultivar Chinese Spring chromosome 6B, IWGSC CS RefSeq v2.1, whole genome shotgun sequence genomic DNA includes:
- the LOC123133622 gene encoding zinc finger MYM-type protein 1-like yields MTTQTEKAHIEYQNRLLAIVGVVRFLLRQGLAFRDHDESKNSRNKGNFLEMLGWYAQRCKDAADVLFDNAPGNHQMTCHEIQKQLVQACAEKTIEVMMNELGDGQFSLLVDESRDASIKEQMDVILRFLNKQGETLERLLCVEHVVDTTSASLKQSLEKVSATHNLSMSRLRGQGYDGASNMRGQLNGLKKLVLDDNPHACYVHCFAHQLQLVVVAFVKGVLAVSDFFGYTNIIVTTVSSSCRRKDVLLQKHHDKILLQLENGEIMKGRGKHQETTIARPGDTRWGSHQRTLVRIYQMWDSVIQVLHAICLDGENDDEKGKASGLMKQMEVFEFVLILHLMIKVLGLTNDLSQALQQKDQNIVSAMNMIVSVKRLLQHLRDEGWEPLLEAITAFCVQRDIPVPNMNDNISARSYPRSSRKSVTCFHHYKVEIFNEVIDRNIAEMNNRFNETTTRLLICISCLDPRDSFSSFDHDKIIELASIYSADFDPEERQF; encoded by the coding sequence ATGACTACTCAAACTGAGAAGGCACATATTGAATACCAGAACCGATTGTTGGCTATTGTTGGTGTTGTAAGGTTTCTACTTAGGCAAGGTCTTGCTTTTCGTGATCATGACGAGTCTAAGAATTCGAGAAACAAGGGTAATTTCCTTGAGATGTTAGGGTGGTATGCTCAAAGATGTAAGGATGCAGCTGATGTTCTCTTTGATAATGCTCCTGGAAATCATCAAATGACTTGTCATGAAATTCAGAAGCAATTGGTGCAAGCTTGTGCAGAAAAAACTATTGAAGTCATGATGAATGAGCTTGGGGATGGTCAGTTCTCACTTCTTGTTGATGAATCCCGTGATGCGTCAATCAAGGAGCAAATGGATGTGATTTTGAGGTTCTTGAATAAGCAAGGGGAGACTTTAGAAAGGCTGCTTTGTGTTGAGCATGTTGTTGACACCACATCTGCTTCTCTCAAACAATCTTTGGAGAAAGTGTCTGCGACCCATAATTTGAGCATGTCTAGGCTAAGAGGGCAAGGATATGATGGAGCCTCAAATATGCGTGGGCAACTTAATGGCTTAAAGAAACTTGTGCTAGATGATAATCCTCATGCATGTTATGTACATTGTTTTGCCCATCAACTTCAACTAGTGGTTGTGGCTTTTGTGAAAGGAGTTCTTGCTGTTAGTGATTTCTTTGGCTATACAAATATCATTGTGACCACGGTAAGTTCATCTTGTAGAAGAAAAGATGTGCTGCTACAGAAACATCATGACAAGATTTTACTCCAATTGGAGAATGGGGAGATTATGAAAGGAAGGGGAAAACATCAAGAGACAACTATAGCACGACCTGGTGATACACGTTGGGGATCACACCAGAGAACTCTAGTTCGTATCTATCAAATGTGGGACTCGGTGATCCAAGTGCTACATGCTATTTGTTTAGATGGAGAAAATGACGACGAAAAAGGCAAAGCTTCAGGTTTGATGAAACAAATGGAAGTCTTTGAATTCGTACTCATATTGCACTTGATGATTAAAGTGCTTGGTCTAACTAATGATTTGTCGCAAGCATTGCAACAAAAGGACCAAAACATAGTCAGTGCAATGAACATGATTGTCTCTGTGAAAAGGTTATTGCAGCATTTGAGGGATGAAGGGTGGGAGCCACTTTTGGAGGCTATAACTGCATTTTGTGTTCAGAGAGATATACCGGTGCCAAATATGAATGATAATATTTCAGCAAGGAGTTATCCAAGGAGTTCACGTAAGTCAGTTACTTGCTTCCATCACTACAAGGTAGAAATATTCAATGAGGTGATTGATAGAAACATAGCCGAGATGAACAATCGATTTAATGAAACAACAACCCGATTATTGATTTGCATTTCATGTCTAGATCCTAGAGACTCATTCAGTAGCTTTGACCATGACAAGATAATTGAGCTTGCAAGCATTTACTCAGCAGACTTTGATCCAGAAGAACGGCAATTTTGA